The following are encoded in a window of Castanea sativa cultivar Marrone di Chiusa Pesio chromosome 9, ASM4071231v1 genomic DNA:
- the LOC142608907 gene encoding uncharacterized protein LOC142608907 has translation MAGDPSRRNQNLYCTYHRDKGHTTEQCRVLKDHLEQLVKAGHLKEFLSETGNQETGQEGQLCRNPLPPPLGVIEVIHAVPRGIRASTMKGVLAVVSAEGCAGEQSPGKKPRYTRQPIAFDDDNLEGTTQPHYDALVVIARVRGFIVKRVMIDQRSGADVMYPDLYRGLGLKKEDLSKHDTPLMGFDGHMVTTEGRISFPVNIGGKEVIVTFIVVASFSPYTAILGRPWIHDMGAIPSTLHVKVKF, from the coding sequence ATGGCGGGCGACCCATCAAGGAGAAACCAGAATTTGTATTGCACCTACCACAGAGATAAAGGGCACACCACCGAGCAGTGCAGAGTATTGAAGGATCACCTGGAGCAGTTGGTGAAGGCAGGACATTTGAAAGAATTTCTGTCGGAGACCGGGAATCAGGAGACCGGGCAGGAAGGTCAGCTGTGTCGAAACCCTCTCCCACCCCCTTTGGGAGTAATAGAAGTCATCCACGCAGTACCGAGGGgcattagagcatccacaatgAAGGGGGTATTGGCCGTGGTATCAGCAGAAGGTTGCGCAGGCGAGCAATCCCCGGGAAAGAAGCCGAGATACACTAGACAACCCATAGCATTTGACGACGACAACCTGGAAGGCACCACTCAACCGCACTACGATGCTTTAGTAGTCATAGCCCGTGTAAGGGGTTTCATAGTAAAGAGAGTAATGATAGACCAGAGGAGTGGCGCAGATGTAATGTACCCAGACTTGTACAGGGGGCTCGGCCTGAAAAAGGAGGATTTGTCCAAGCATGACACGCCGTTGATGGGATTCGATGGGCACATGGTGACAACAGAAGGGCGGATTTCATTTCCGGTCAACATAGGAGGTAAGGAGGTGATTGTGACATTCATAGTGGTTGCTTCTTTCTCACCATATACGGCAATCCTCGGAAGGCCGTGGATTCATGACATGGGAGCTATACCATCCACATTGCACGTCAAAGTCAAGTTTTGA